One window from the genome of Brachionichthys hirsutus isolate HB-005 chromosome 19, CSIRO-AGI_Bhir_v1, whole genome shotgun sequence encodes:
- the LOC137908151 gene encoding sodium- and chloride-dependent GABA transporter 3-like isoform X2: MNRQRRKEDRQRRTEDRGQWASKTEYLLVVAGYVVGLGNVWRFPYLCYKNGGGAFLVPYGLFALLFGVPLFLLETAIGQYTQEGFVTCWTTLCPLAQGVGYGYVIIKIYDLGFIIIQAWALFYLVFSFSSQLPWASCENTWNTDDCLSLLNLYSNSSNATVLKNATSAAIEFWERRVLGMSGGIEELGRVRWELALCLLACWVFCYFSIWKSVRSSGKVAYVTATFPYAMLLILLIRGATLPGAQDGIYYYLYPDLNRLANVKVWIEAGSQIMFSYSLTAGSLTVLGSYNDYNNNCYKDCFWISLLNSGTSFVAGFVIFSVLGFMAHSQGVSVDTVVQSGPGLAFIAYPQATALMPLPQFWTVCFFLMLLFLSADTHFVTVECLITSIMDLFPKLFRKTGRHEIFVFIICLVFFILHLMLVTDGGIYIFQLFDYYGTTRFCQYFMALCECLALSWGFGADRVIDIIEDMTGHRPNVYFKLCWKYVIPLLSLISFILYLVEYQHLKFNGWYVYPDWAYALGWAIMLSSVVMVPLWAAGKILVTSFVFQHLSVLCRPAADPSLQRKNMGEEEMSVELAPSAVTT; encoded by the exons ATGaacagacaaagaagaaaggaggaccggcagaggaggacggaggacagaggacagtgggCCAGTAAAACAGAATATCTCCTGGTCGTTGCAGGATATGTTGTCGGCCTGGGCAACGTGTGGAGATTTCCTTACCTGTGCTACAAGAATGGTGGAG GTGCCTTTCTGGTACCATATGGTCTGTTTGCTTTATTGTTTGGGGTCCCTCTGTTCCTACTGGAGACCGCCATCGGGCAATACACCCAAGAAGGATTTGTCACCTGCTGGACAACGCTATGTCCTCTGGCACAAG gagTTGGCTACGGATATGTTATTATCAAAATATATGACTTAGGCTTCATTATAATTCAAGCCTGGGCTCTCTTCTACCTAgtgttctccttcagctcccaGCTCCCCTGGGCTTCCTGTGAGAACACCTGGAATACAG ATGACTGTTTGAGTCTTCTCAACTTGTATTCTAACTCATCAAATGCGACTGTACTGAAGAACGCCACCTCTGCTGCCATCGAGTTCTGGGA ACGGCGGGTGTTGGGAATGTCCGGAGGCATCGAGGAGCTGGGCCGTGTGAGGTGGGAGCTGGCCTTGTGTCTTCTGGCCTGCTGGGTGTTCTGCTACTTCAGCATCTGGAAAAGTGTCAGATCCTCTGGAAAG GTAGCATATGTCACAGCGACGTTCCCCTACGCGATGCTCCTCATCCTGCTCATCAGAGGAGCGACTCTACCTGGTGCTCAGGACGGGATCTACTACTACCTGTATCCAGACCTAAACCGGCTGGCTAACGTCAAG gTCTGGATAGAGGCAGGATCTCAAATCATGTTCTCATACAGCCTGACAGCCGGGTCCCTAACGGTCCTGGGAAGCTATAATGattacaacaacaactgttACAA GGACTGCTTCTGGATTAGCTTGCTGAACAGTGGGACCAGTTTTGTTGCAGGATTTGTCATATTTTCTGTTCTGGGATTCATGGCTCACTCGCAGGGCGTGTCTGTCGACACAGTGGTTCAGTCAG GTCCAGGCTTGGCCTTCATAGCTTACCCTCAGGCAACTGCTCTGATGCCTTTGCCACAGTTCTGGACTGTCTGTTTTTTCCTGATGCTCCTTTTCCTCAGCGCCGACACACAT TTTGTGACAGTCGAATGCTTGATCACCTCAATAATGGATTTGTTTCCGAAGCTGTTTCGGAAAACTGGTAGACACGAAATCTTTGTCTTCATTATCTGCTTGGTCTTCTTCATCTTACATCTGATGTTGGTCACAGAC GGAGGGATTTACATCTTTCAGCTATTTGATTATTACGGAACTACAAGATTTTGTCAGTATTTCATGGCTCTATGTGAGTGTCTGGCGCTTTCCTGGGGTTTTG gTGCTGATCGTGTTATTGACATCATTGAGGACATGACAGGACATAGACCAAATGTTTACTTCAAACTGTGTTGGAAATACGTCATTCCTCTGCTGTCACTG ATTTCCTTCATCCTGTACCTGGTTGAGTACCAGCACCTTAAGTTCAATGGCTGGTACGTTTACCCCGACTGGGCGTACGCGCTGGGATGGGCCATCATGCTGTCGTCCGTTGTCATGGTGCCGCTGTGGGCGGCTGGAAAGATCCTTGTGACA tcatttgtcTTTCAGCATTTGTCTGTCCTTTGTCGTCCTGCTGCTGATCCTTCCTTGCAGAGgaaaaacatgggagaggaggaaatgtCTGTTGAACTGGCGCCATCTGCGGTGACGACTTAG
- the LOC137908151 gene encoding sodium- and chloride-dependent GABA transporter 3-like isoform X1, translated as MNRQRRKEDRQRRTEDRGQWASKTEYLLVVAGYVVGLGNVWRFPYLCYKNGGGAFLVPYGLFALLFGVPLFLLETAIGQYTQEGFVTCWTTLCPLAQGVGYGYVIIKIYDLGFIIIQAWALFYLVFSFSSQLPWASCENTWNTDDCLSLLNLYSNSSNATVLKNATSAAIEFWERRVLGMSGGIEELGRVRWELALCLLACWVFCYFSIWKSVRSSGKVAYVTATFPYAMLLILLIRGATLPGAQDGIYYYLYPDLNRLANVKVWIEAGSQIMFSYSLTAGSLTVLGSYNDYNNNCYKDCFWISLLNSGTSFVAGFVIFSVLGFMAHSQGVSVDTVVQSGPGLAFIAYPQATALMPLPQFWTVCFFLMLLFLSADTHFVTVECLITSIMDLFPKLFRKTGRHEIFVFIICLVFFILHLMLVTDGGIYIFQLFDYYGTTRFCQYFMALCECLALSWGFGADRVIDIIEDMTGHRPNVYFKLCWKYVIPLLSLISFILYLVEYQHLKFNGWYVYPDWAYALGWAIMLSSVVMVPLWAAGKILVTVRTAKVNTRHLSVLCRPAADPSLQRKNMGEEEMSVELAPSAVTT; from the exons ATGaacagacaaagaagaaaggaggaccggcagaggaggacggaggacagaggacagtgggCCAGTAAAACAGAATATCTCCTGGTCGTTGCAGGATATGTTGTCGGCCTGGGCAACGTGTGGAGATTTCCTTACCTGTGCTACAAGAATGGTGGAG GTGCCTTTCTGGTACCATATGGTCTGTTTGCTTTATTGTTTGGGGTCCCTCTGTTCCTACTGGAGACCGCCATCGGGCAATACACCCAAGAAGGATTTGTCACCTGCTGGACAACGCTATGTCCTCTGGCACAAG gagTTGGCTACGGATATGTTATTATCAAAATATATGACTTAGGCTTCATTATAATTCAAGCCTGGGCTCTCTTCTACCTAgtgttctccttcagctcccaGCTCCCCTGGGCTTCCTGTGAGAACACCTGGAATACAG ATGACTGTTTGAGTCTTCTCAACTTGTATTCTAACTCATCAAATGCGACTGTACTGAAGAACGCCACCTCTGCTGCCATCGAGTTCTGGGA ACGGCGGGTGTTGGGAATGTCCGGAGGCATCGAGGAGCTGGGCCGTGTGAGGTGGGAGCTGGCCTTGTGTCTTCTGGCCTGCTGGGTGTTCTGCTACTTCAGCATCTGGAAAAGTGTCAGATCCTCTGGAAAG GTAGCATATGTCACAGCGACGTTCCCCTACGCGATGCTCCTCATCCTGCTCATCAGAGGAGCGACTCTACCTGGTGCTCAGGACGGGATCTACTACTACCTGTATCCAGACCTAAACCGGCTGGCTAACGTCAAG gTCTGGATAGAGGCAGGATCTCAAATCATGTTCTCATACAGCCTGACAGCCGGGTCCCTAACGGTCCTGGGAAGCTATAATGattacaacaacaactgttACAA GGACTGCTTCTGGATTAGCTTGCTGAACAGTGGGACCAGTTTTGTTGCAGGATTTGTCATATTTTCTGTTCTGGGATTCATGGCTCACTCGCAGGGCGTGTCTGTCGACACAGTGGTTCAGTCAG GTCCAGGCTTGGCCTTCATAGCTTACCCTCAGGCAACTGCTCTGATGCCTTTGCCACAGTTCTGGACTGTCTGTTTTTTCCTGATGCTCCTTTTCCTCAGCGCCGACACACAT TTTGTGACAGTCGAATGCTTGATCACCTCAATAATGGATTTGTTTCCGAAGCTGTTTCGGAAAACTGGTAGACACGAAATCTTTGTCTTCATTATCTGCTTGGTCTTCTTCATCTTACATCTGATGTTGGTCACAGAC GGAGGGATTTACATCTTTCAGCTATTTGATTATTACGGAACTACAAGATTTTGTCAGTATTTCATGGCTCTATGTGAGTGTCTGGCGCTTTCCTGGGGTTTTG gTGCTGATCGTGTTATTGACATCATTGAGGACATGACAGGACATAGACCAAATGTTTACTTCAAACTGTGTTGGAAATACGTCATTCCTCTGCTGTCACTG ATTTCCTTCATCCTGTACCTGGTTGAGTACCAGCACCTTAAGTTCAATGGCTGGTACGTTTACCCCGACTGGGCGTACGCGCTGGGATGGGCCATCATGCTGTCGTCCGTTGTCATGGTGCCGCTGTGGGCGGCTGGAAAGATCCTTGTGACAGTGAGGACAGCAAAGGTGAACACTCGG CATTTGTCTGTCCTTTGTCGTCCTGCTGCTGATCCTTCCTTGCAGAGgaaaaacatgggagaggaggaaatgtCTGTTGAACTGGCGCCATCTGCGGTGACGACTTAG
- the LOC137908656 gene encoding sodium- and chloride-dependent GABA transporter 3-like isoform X2, with product MNRQRRKEDRQRRTEDRGQWASKTEYLLVVAGNVVGLGNVWRFPYLCYKNGGGAFLVPYGLFALLFGVPLFLLETAIGQYTQEGFVTCWTKLCPLAQGVGYGHIMIKMFDLSFIIIQAWALFYLVFSFSSQLPWASCENTWNTDDCLSLLNLDSNSTNATVLKNATSAAIEFWERRVLGMSGGIEELGRVKWELALCLLACWVFCYFSIWKSVRSSGKVAYVTATFPYAMLLILLIRGATLPGAQDGIYYYLYPDLNRLANVKVWIEAGSQIMFSYSLTAGSLTVLGSYNDYNNNCYKDCFWISLLNSGTSFVAGFVIFSVLGFMAHLQGVSVDTVVQSGPGLAFIAYPQATALMPLPQFWTVCFFLMLLFLSADTHFVTVECLITSIMDLFPKLFRKTGRHEIFVFIICLVFFILHLMLVTDGGIYIFQLFDYYGVTRFCQYFMALCECLALSWGFGADRVIDIIEDMTGHRPNVYFKLCWKYVIPLLSLISFILYLVEYQHLKFNDWYVYPDWAYALGWAIMLSSVVMVPLWAAGKILVTVRTAKHLSVLCRPAADPALQRKNMGEEEMSVELAPSAVTT from the exons ATGaacagacaaagaagaaaggaggaccggcagaggaggacggaggacagaggacagtgggCCAGTAAAACAGAATATCTCCTGGTCGTTGCAGGAAATGTTGTCGGCCTGGGCAACGTGTGGAGATTTCCTTACCTGTGCTACAAGAATGGTGGAG GTGCCTTTCTGGTACCATATGGTCTGTTTGCTTTATTGTTTGGGGTCCCTCTGTTCCTACTGGAGACCGCCATCGGGCAATACACCCAGGAAGGATTTGTCACCTGCTGGACAAAGTTATGTCCTCTTGCACAAG gagTTGGCTATGGACATATCATGATCAAAATGTTTGACTTAAGCTTCATTATAATTCAAGCCTGGGCTCTCTTCTACCTGgtgttctccttcagctcccaGCTCCCCTGGGCTTCCTGTGAGAACACCTGGAATACAG ATGACTGTTTGAGTCTTCTCAACTTGGATTCTAACTCAACAAATGCGACTGTACTGAAGAACGCCACCTCTGCTGCCATCGAGTTCTGGGA ACGGCGGGTGTTGGGAATGTCCGGAGGCATCGAGGAGCTGGGCCGTGTGAAGTGGGAGCTGGCCTTGTGTCTTCTGGCCTGCTGGGTGTTCTGCTACTTCAGCATCTGGAAAAGTGTCAGATCCTCTGGAAAG GTAGCATATGTCACAGCGACGTTCCCCTACGCGATGCTCCTCATCCTGCTCATCAGAGGAGCGACTCTACCTGGTGCTCAGGACGGGATCTACTACTACCTGTATCCAGACCTAAACCGGCTGGCTAACGTCAAG gTCTGGATAGAGGCAGGATCTCAAATCATGTTCTCATACAGCCTGACAGCCGGGTCCCTAACGGTCCTGGGAAGCTATAATGattacaacaacaactgttACAA GGACTGCTTCTGGATTAGCTTGCTGAACAGTGGGACCAGTTTTGTTGCAGGATTTGTCATATTTTCTGTACTTGGATTTATGGCTCACTTGCAGGGCGTGTCTGTCGACACAGTGGTTCAGTCAG GTCCAGGCTTGGCCTTCATAGCTTACCCTCAGGCAACTGCTCTGATGCCTTTGCCACAGTTCTGGACTGTCTGTTTTTTCCTGATGCTCCTTTTCCTCAGCGCAGACACACAT TTTGTGACAGTCGAATGCTTGATCACCTCAATAATGGATTTGTTTCCGAAGCTGTTTCGGAAAACTGGTAGACACGAAATCTTTGTCTTCATTATCTGCTTGGTCTTCTTCATCTTACATCTGATGTTGGTCACAGAC GGAGGGATTTACATCTTTCAGCTATTTGATTATTACGGAGTTACAAGATTTTGTCAGTATTTCATGGCTCTATGTGAGTGTCTGGCGCTTTCCTGGGGTTTTG gTGCTGATCGTGTTATTGACATCATTGAGGACATGACAGGACATAGACCAAATGTTTACTTCAAACTGTGTTGGAAATACGTCATTCCTCTGCTGTCACTG ATTTCCTTCATCCTGTACCTGGTTGAGTACCAGCACCTTAAGTTCAATGACTGGTACGTTTACCCCGACTGGGCGTACGCGCTGGGATGGGCCATCATGCTGTCGTCCGTTGTCATGGTGCCACTGTGGGCAGCTGGAAAGATCCTTGTGACAGTGAGGACAGCAAAG CATTTGTCTGTCCTTTGTCGTCCTGCTGCTGATCCTGCCTTGCAGAGgaaaaacatgggagaggaggaaatgtCCGTTGAACTGGCGCCATCGGCGGTGACGACTTAG
- the LOC137908656 gene encoding sodium- and chloride-dependent GABA transporter 3-like isoform X1, producing the protein MNRQRRKEDRQRRTEDRGQWASKTEYLLVVAGNVVGLGNVWRFPYLCYKNGGGAFLVPYGLFALLFGVPLFLLETAIGQYTQEGFVTCWTKLCPLAQGVGYGHIMIKMFDLSFIIIQAWALFYLVFSFSSQLPWASCENTWNTDDCLSLLNLDSNSTNATVLKNATSAAIEFWERRVLGMSGGIEELGRVKWELALCLLACWVFCYFSIWKSVRSSGKVAYVTATFPYAMLLILLIRGATLPGAQDGIYYYLYPDLNRLANVKVWIEAGSQIMFSYSLTAGSLTVLGSYNDYNNNCYKDCFWISLLNSGTSFVAGFVIFSVLGFMAHLQGVSVDTVVQSGPGLAFIAYPQATALMPLPQFWTVCFFLMLLFLSADTHFVTVECLITSIMDLFPKLFRKTGRHEIFVFIICLVFFILHLMLVTDGGIYIFQLFDYYGVTRFCQYFMALCECLALSWGFGADRVIDIIEDMTGHRPNVYFKLCWKYVIPLLSLISFILYLVEYQHLKFNDWYVYPDWAYALGWAIMLSSVVMVPLWAAGKILVTVRTAKVNTRHLSVLCRPAADPALQRKNMGEEEMSVELAPSAVTT; encoded by the exons ATGaacagacaaagaagaaaggaggaccggcagaggaggacggaggacagaggacagtgggCCAGTAAAACAGAATATCTCCTGGTCGTTGCAGGAAATGTTGTCGGCCTGGGCAACGTGTGGAGATTTCCTTACCTGTGCTACAAGAATGGTGGAG GTGCCTTTCTGGTACCATATGGTCTGTTTGCTTTATTGTTTGGGGTCCCTCTGTTCCTACTGGAGACCGCCATCGGGCAATACACCCAGGAAGGATTTGTCACCTGCTGGACAAAGTTATGTCCTCTTGCACAAG gagTTGGCTATGGACATATCATGATCAAAATGTTTGACTTAAGCTTCATTATAATTCAAGCCTGGGCTCTCTTCTACCTGgtgttctccttcagctcccaGCTCCCCTGGGCTTCCTGTGAGAACACCTGGAATACAG ATGACTGTTTGAGTCTTCTCAACTTGGATTCTAACTCAACAAATGCGACTGTACTGAAGAACGCCACCTCTGCTGCCATCGAGTTCTGGGA ACGGCGGGTGTTGGGAATGTCCGGAGGCATCGAGGAGCTGGGCCGTGTGAAGTGGGAGCTGGCCTTGTGTCTTCTGGCCTGCTGGGTGTTCTGCTACTTCAGCATCTGGAAAAGTGTCAGATCCTCTGGAAAG GTAGCATATGTCACAGCGACGTTCCCCTACGCGATGCTCCTCATCCTGCTCATCAGAGGAGCGACTCTACCTGGTGCTCAGGACGGGATCTACTACTACCTGTATCCAGACCTAAACCGGCTGGCTAACGTCAAG gTCTGGATAGAGGCAGGATCTCAAATCATGTTCTCATACAGCCTGACAGCCGGGTCCCTAACGGTCCTGGGAAGCTATAATGattacaacaacaactgttACAA GGACTGCTTCTGGATTAGCTTGCTGAACAGTGGGACCAGTTTTGTTGCAGGATTTGTCATATTTTCTGTACTTGGATTTATGGCTCACTTGCAGGGCGTGTCTGTCGACACAGTGGTTCAGTCAG GTCCAGGCTTGGCCTTCATAGCTTACCCTCAGGCAACTGCTCTGATGCCTTTGCCACAGTTCTGGACTGTCTGTTTTTTCCTGATGCTCCTTTTCCTCAGCGCAGACACACAT TTTGTGACAGTCGAATGCTTGATCACCTCAATAATGGATTTGTTTCCGAAGCTGTTTCGGAAAACTGGTAGACACGAAATCTTTGTCTTCATTATCTGCTTGGTCTTCTTCATCTTACATCTGATGTTGGTCACAGAC GGAGGGATTTACATCTTTCAGCTATTTGATTATTACGGAGTTACAAGATTTTGTCAGTATTTCATGGCTCTATGTGAGTGTCTGGCGCTTTCCTGGGGTTTTG gTGCTGATCGTGTTATTGACATCATTGAGGACATGACAGGACATAGACCAAATGTTTACTTCAAACTGTGTTGGAAATACGTCATTCCTCTGCTGTCACTG ATTTCCTTCATCCTGTACCTGGTTGAGTACCAGCACCTTAAGTTCAATGACTGGTACGTTTACCCCGACTGGGCGTACGCGCTGGGATGGGCCATCATGCTGTCGTCCGTTGTCATGGTGCCACTGTGGGCAGCTGGAAAGATCCTTGTGACAGTGAGGACAGCAAAGGTGAACACTCGG CATTTGTCTGTCCTTTGTCGTCCTGCTGCTGATCCTGCCTTGCAGAGgaaaaacatgggagaggaggaaatgtCCGTTGAACTGGCGCCATCGGCGGTGACGACTTAG
- the LOC137908175 gene encoding sodium- and chloride-dependent GABA transporter 3-like gives MNRQRRKEVWQRRTEDRGQWASKTEYLLVVAGQVVGLGNVWRFPYLCYKNGGGAFLVPYGLFALLFGVPLFLLETAIGQYTQEGFVTCWTKLCPLAQGVGYGHIIMKMFDLSFIIIQAWALFYLVFSFSSQLPWASCENTWNTGNCLSLQILNSNSTNQTRLENATSAAVEFWERRVLGMSGGIEELGRVRWELALCLLACWVFCYFSIWKSVRSSGKVAYVTATFPYAMLLILLIRGATLPGAQDGIYYYLYPDLNRLANLQVWIEAGSQVMFSYSLSIGTLPVLASYNEYNNNCYKDCFWLCLLNSGTSFVAGFAVFSVLGFMAQSQGVTVDTVVDSGPGLAFIAYPQAAALMPLPQFWTVCFFLMLLFLSVDTHFVTVECLITSITDFFPNLFHKKGRNEIFVLVICLVFFLMHLMLVTEGGIYIFQLFDYYGATRACNYFMAFFQCLALSWGFGADRIFNIIEDMAGQRPNVFFKLCWKCIIPAVSLISFILYLVEYQHLKFNGWYVYPDWAYALGWTMMLSSVLMVPLWAAGKILVTVRTSTQHLSALCHPAEDPALQRTKMGEETSVELVTHGVAT, from the exons ATGaacagacaaagaagaaaggAGGTCTGgcagaggaggacggaggacagaggacagtgggCCAGTAAAACAGAATATCTCCTGGTCGTTGCAGGACAGGTTGTCGGCCTGGGCAACGTGTGGAGATTTCCTTACCTGTGCTACAAGAATGGTGGAG GTGCCTTTCTGGTACCATATGGTCTGTTTGCTTTATTGTTTGGGGTCCCTCTGTTCCTACTGGAGACCGCCATCGGGCAATACACCCAGGAAGGATTTGTCACCTGCTGGACGAAGTTATGTCCTCTGGCACAAG gagTTGGATATGGACATATTATTATGAAAATGTTTGACTTAAGCTTCATTATAATTCAAGCCTGGGCTCTCTTCTACCTGgtgttctccttcagctcccaGCTCCCCTGGGCTTCCTGTGAGAACACCTGGAATACAG GCAACTGTTTAAGTCTTCAGATTTTGAATTCTAACTCAACAAATCAGACCAGGCTGGAGAATGccacctctgctgctgttgaATTCTGGGA ACGGCGGGTGTTGGGAATGTCCGGAGGCATCGAGGAGCTGGGCCGTGTGAGGTGGGAGCTGGCCTTGTGTCTTTTGGCCTGCTGGGTGTTCTGCTACTTCAGCATCTGGAAAAGTGTCAGATCCTCTGGAAAG GTAGCATATGTCACAGCAACGTTCCCCTACGCGATGCTCCTCATCCTGCTCATCAGAGGAGCGACTCTACCTGGTGCTCAGGACGGGATCTACTACTACCTGTATCCAGACCTAAACCGGCTGGCTAACCTCCAG GTTTGGATAGAAGCCGGATCTCAAGTAATGTTCTCCTACAGCCTGTCTATCGGGACGCTGCCTGTCCTGGCCAGCTATAATGAGTACAACAACAACTGTTACAA AGACTGTTTCTGGCTCTGCCTGCTGAACAGTGGGACCAGTTTCGTCGCTGGGTTTGCCGTCTTCTCCGTCCTTGGGTTCATGGCCCAGTCGCAGGGCGTGACCGTCGACACGGTGGTCGATTCAG GTCCAGGCTTGGCCTTCATAGCTTACCCTCAGGCCGCCGCTCTGATGCCTTTGCCACAGTTCTGgactgtctgtttttttctgatGCTGCTTTTCCTCAGCGTCGACACCCAT TTTGTTACAGTGGAATGTTTAATCACCTCCATAACGGACTTCTTTCCGAATCTATTTCATAAAAAGGGAAGGAATGAAATCTTCGTCTTAGTCATATGCTTGGTCTTTTTCCTCATGCATCTGATGCTGGTCACTGAG GGAGGAATTTACATCTTCCAGCTCTTTGATTATTATGGTGCGACCAGAGCGTGCAACTATTTCATGGCTTTCTTCCAGTGTCTAGCGCTGTCCTGGGGTTTTG GTGCTGATCGCATTTTTAACATCATCGAGGACATGGCAGGACAGAGACCAAATGTTTTCTTCAAACTGTGCTGGAAATGCATCATTCCTGCTGTGTCACTG ATTTCCTTCATCCTGTACCTGGTTGAGTACCAGCACCTTAAGTTCAATGGCTGGTACGTTTACCCCGACTGGGCGTACGCGCTGGGATGGACCATGATGCTGTCGTCTGTGCTCATGGTGCCGCTGTGGGCGGCTGGAAAGATCCTTGTGACAGTGAGGAcgtccacacag CATTTGTCTGCCCTGTGCCATCCGGCTGAAGATCCTGCTTTGCAGAGGACAAAAATGGGAGAGGAAACGTCTGTTGAGCTGGTGACACACGGAGTGGCAACTTAG
- the LOC137908450 gene encoding sodium- and chloride-dependent GABA transporter 3-like, giving the protein MNRQRRKEDRQRRTEDRGQWASKTEYLLVVAGQVVGLGNVWRFPYLCYKNGGGAFLVPYGLFALLFGVPLFLLETAIGQYTREGFATCWTKLCPLAQGIGYGQIVVRVFDSSYILIQAWTLFYLVFSFSSQLPWVTCENPWNTANCLSLQTSNSTNESILTNSTSAAVEFWERRALGMSQGIEELGRVRWELALCLLACWVFSYFCIWKSVRSSGKVAYVTATFPYAMLLILLIRGATLPGAQDGIYYYLYPDLNRLANLQVWIEAGSQVMFSYSLTAGALTVLGSYNDYNNNCYKDCFWLCLLNSGTSFVAGFAVFSVLGFMAQSQGVTVDTVVDSGPGLAFIAYSQATALMPLPQFWTVCFFLMLLFLGVDTHFVSVECLISSIVDLCPKLFRKSGRHEIFVLCMCLVFFIAQLMLVTEGGIYIFQLFDYYAITRVCQYFTALAECLALAWGFGADRFLKSMEDMTGQKPHVFYKLCWKYIIPLLSLISFILYLVDYKHLKFNGWYVYPDWAYALGWAMMLSSVLMVPLWAAGKMLVTVRTSTQFFSALCRPAEYPTAQRKITGEDATSVELRTSVATP; this is encoded by the exons ATGaacagacaaagaagaaaggaggaccggcagaggaggacggaggacagaggacagtgggCCAGTAAAACAGAATATCTCCTGGTCGTTGCAGGACAGGTTGTCGGCCTGGGCAACGTGTGGAGATTTCCTTACCTGTGCTACAAGAATGGTGGAG GTGCCTTTCTGGTACCTTATGGTCTGTTTGCTTTATTGTTTGGGGTCCCTCTGTTCCTACTGGAGACCGCCATCGGGCAATACACCCGGGAAGGATTTGCAACCTGCTGGACAAAGTTGTGTCCTCTGGCACAAG gaaTTGGATACGGACAAATTGTAGTCAGAGTGTTTGACTCAAGCTACATTTTAATTCAAGCCTGGACGCTCTTCTACCTGgtgttctccttcagctcccaGCTGCCCTGGGTCACCTGCGAGAACCCCTGGAATACAG CGAACTGTTTGAGTCTTCAGACTTCAAACTCCACAAATGAAAGCATTCTGACGAACTccacctctgctgctgttgaATTCTGGGA ACGGCGGGCGTTGGGAATGTCCCAAGGCATCGAGGAGCTGGGCCGTGTGAGGTGGGAGCTGGCCTTGTGTCTTCTGGCCTGCTGGGTCTTTTCCTACTTCTGCATCTGGAAAAGTGTCAGATCCTCTGGAAAG GTAGCATATGTCACAGCAACGTTCCCCTACGCGATGCTCCTCATCCTGCTCATCAGAGGAGCGACTCTACCTGGTGCTCAGGACGGGATCTACTACTACCTGTATCCAGACCTAAACCGGCTGGCTAACCTCCAG GTCTGGATAGAGGCGGGATCTCAAGTCATGTTCTCTTATAGTTTAACCGCAGGAGCGCTAACCGTCCTGGGCAGCTATAATGattacaacaacaactgttACAA GGACTGTTTCTGGCTCTGCCTGCTGAACAGTGGGACCAGTTTCGTCGCCGGGTTCGCCGTCTTCTCCGTCCTTGGGTTCATGGCCCAGTCGCAGGGCGTGACCGTCGACACGGTGGTCGATTCAGGTCCAGGCTTGGCCTTCATAGCTTACTCGCAGGCAACAGCTCTGATGCCTTTGCCACAGTTCTGGACTGTCTGTTTTTTCCTGATGCTCCTTTTCCTGGGCGTCGACACgcat TTTGTGTCAGTCGAGTGTTTGATCTCCTCAATCGTGGATCTGTGCCCGAAGCTGTTTCGTAAAAGTGGAAGGCATGAGATCTTTGTcttgtgcatgtgtttggtCTTCTTCATTGCACAGCTGATGCTGGTCACTGaa GGAGGGATTTACATCTTCCAGCTTTTTGATTATTATGCCATTACCAGAGTTTGCCAGTATTTCACAGCTCTAGCTGAGTGTTTGGCGCTGGCCTGGGGTTTTG GTGCTGATCGTTTTTTGAAAAGCATGGAGGACATGACAGGGCAAAAACCACATGTCTTCTACAAACTGTGTTGGAAATACATCATTCCTCTGCTGTCACTG ATTTCCTTCATCCTGTACCTGGTTGACTACAAGCACCTGAAGTTCAATGGCTGGTACGTTTACCCCGACTGGGCGTACGCGCTGGGATGGGCCATGATGCTGTCGTCCGTGCTCATGGTGCCGCTGTGGGCGGCAGGAAAGATGCTTGTGACAGTGAGGACGTCCACACAG TTTTTTTCCGCCCTTTGTCGCCCTGCTGAATATCCCACCGCGCAGAGGAAGATAACAGGAGAAGACGCAACATCTGTTGAACTGAGAACATCTGTAGCAACACCTTAG